A genomic window from Acipenser ruthenus unplaced genomic scaffold, fAciRut3.2 maternal haplotype, whole genome shotgun sequence includes:
- the LOC131727806 gene encoding thyrotropin-releasing hormone-degrading ectoenzyme-like, producing MYGNAGRDDLWNKFSEAMQKEGRDINIKEVMDLWTLQMGYPVVTITKNDSVDNSVTISQEHFIFDIKHSAPSNSSFQWQIPLTISVGNSSHISPESIIWVSNRSESHKIGSVDDGSWLLGNINQTGYFRVNYDLRNWRLLIEQLMRNPEVISVGNRAALIDDVFNLARAGYLPQNIPLEIVRYLSQEKEFLPWHAASRVLYHLDKLLDRTEEYSIFSEYILKQVASMYHKLGWPTSAVNGSVAQATYQTEELRREVIMLACSFGSKHCHQQAITLISEWISSNKNRCGRL from the exons ATGTATGGCAATGCAGGAAGAGATGACCTGTGGAACAAGTTCTCTGAG GCGATGCAGAAGGAAGGAAGGGATATAAATATAAAGGAAGTGATGGATCTCTGGACACTGCAGATGGGCTACCCGGTGGTCACCATCACAAAGAACGACAGCGTGGACAACAGCGTAACGATCAGCCAGGAACACTTCATCTTTGACATCAAGCATTCTGCGCCCTCAAACAGCAg cttccaGTGGCAAATTCCATTAACGATTTCAGTAGGAAATTCAAGTCACATTTCCCCCGAATCAATCATATGGGTTTCTAATAGATCAG AATCCCACAAAATCGGCTCAGTGGATGATGGGAGTTGGTTGCTTGGAAACATAAACCAAACCGGATACTTCAGGGTAAACTATGATCTCAGAAACTGGAGACTTTTAATTGAACAGCTGATGAGGAACCCTGAG GTGATTTCCGTTGGTAACCGCGCAGCCCTCATCGACGATGTGTTTAATCTTGCCAG GGCTGGATACTTGCCCCAGAACATTCCTCTTGAGATAGTGCGCTACCTTTCTCAAGAGAAGGAGTTTCTGCCCTGGCACGCAGCCAGTCGTGTGCTCTATCATCTTGACAAACTGCTGGACCGCACAGAAGAATACAGCATCTTTAGT GAATACATATTGAAGCAAGTTGCCTCAATGTATCACAAGCTTGGCTGGCCCACAAGTGCTGTGAATGGCTCTGTTGCGCAAGCCACTTATCAGACTGA GGAGCTACGCCGAGAAGTTATTATGTTAGCCTGCAGCTTCGGGAGCAAGCACTGTCACCAGCAGGCGATAACTCTTATTTCTGAATGGATATCAAGCAACAAAAACAGGTGTGGGAGACTTTAG